A part of Amycolatopsis camponoti genomic DNA contains:
- a CDS encoding serine hydrolase domain-containing protein — MSEPNGTVSPAFEPVRDVVAEHLRRGTECGLSLVVDVDGDRVVDLWGGHRDAARTRPWQRDTITNVWSITKTVTSLAAFLLVDAGELDVSAPVARYWPEFAAHGKAQVEVRHLLSHTSGVSGLDHPARLEDLYDPRAAAARMAAQAPWWRPGSASGYHLLNYGHLIGELVHRLTGQSLREFVHQHICAPLGADFQLGLRASDVDRVADVLPPAIDFDPSALARDTVAYKTFTGPAVSAAAANSPAWRAAELGAANGHGNAASVAEILAPLARSGAAAHGRLLKPGTTELIFDQQSDGTDLVNGLHVKWGLGFALPDRRTLPWIPEGRIAFWGGWGGSMIILDLDRHVTISYVMNNMGADVLGSPRAAAYTTAIYDALDARS, encoded by the coding sequence ATGAGTGAACCGAACGGAACCGTCAGCCCGGCCTTCGAACCCGTCCGCGATGTCGTGGCGGAACACCTTCGTCGCGGAACCGAGTGCGGCCTGTCCCTGGTCGTCGACGTGGACGGTGATCGGGTGGTGGACCTGTGGGGCGGTCATCGCGATGCGGCGCGCACCCGGCCGTGGCAGCGCGACACGATCACCAACGTGTGGTCGATCACGAAGACCGTGACCAGCCTGGCCGCCTTCCTGCTCGTCGACGCGGGCGAACTGGACGTCTCCGCGCCGGTCGCCCGCTACTGGCCCGAATTCGCCGCGCACGGCAAGGCACAGGTCGAGGTACGGCACCTGCTGTCCCACACCTCCGGCGTCTCCGGCCTCGACCATCCCGCACGGCTCGAGGATCTGTACGACCCGCGTGCGGCCGCGGCGCGCATGGCCGCTCAAGCGCCCTGGTGGCGCCCCGGTTCGGCGTCCGGCTACCACCTGCTGAACTACGGCCACCTGATCGGGGAGCTGGTGCATCGCCTGACCGGTCAGTCCTTGCGCGAATTCGTGCACCAGCACATCTGCGCACCCTTGGGCGCCGACTTCCAGCTCGGGTTGCGTGCGTCCGATGTGGACCGGGTTGCCGACGTCCTCCCGCCCGCGATCGATTTCGACCCGTCGGCCTTGGCCCGGGATACCGTCGCGTACAAGACTTTCACCGGCCCCGCCGTGAGCGCGGCCGCGGCCAACAGCCCGGCGTGGCGCGCGGCCGAACTGGGCGCGGCCAACGGGCACGGCAACGCGGCGTCGGTGGCCGAAATCCTGGCTCCCCTCGCGCGCTCCGGCGCTGCCGCCCACGGCCGCCTGCTCAAGCCCGGCACCACCGAACTCATCTTCGACCAGCAGTCCGACGGTACGGATCTCGTCAACGGCCTGCATGTGAAGTGGGGCCTCGGGTTCGCGCTGCCCGATCGGCGGACGCTCCCGTGGATCCCGGAAGGGCGCATCGCCTTCTGGGGTGGCTGGGGCGGTTCGATGATCATCCTGGATCTCGATCGGCACGTCACGATCAGCTACGTCATGAACAACATGGGCGCCGACGTCCTCGGCTCACCGCGCGCCGCGGCCTACACCACCGCGATCTACGACGCCCTCGACGCCCGGTCTTGA
- a CDS encoding MerR family transcriptional regulator gives MRIGEVAARADASTRQVRFYEAKGLITSTRGSNNYRDYDETALGRVRQIRELLNAGLSTEVIRAVLPCLASPRDPIVFEGVTAETVAALERERVRMSTRIDVLARNRDAIAAYLSELRKHAG, from the coding sequence GTGCGTATCGGTGAAGTGGCCGCGCGAGCAGACGCCTCGACGCGCCAAGTGCGGTTCTACGAAGCGAAGGGGTTGATCACCTCGACGCGCGGATCGAACAACTACCGCGACTACGACGAGACGGCCCTGGGCCGCGTCCGGCAAATCCGTGAACTGCTGAACGCGGGCCTTTCCACGGAGGTGATCCGCGCGGTCCTGCCGTGCCTCGCCTCACCACGCGATCCGATCGTCTTCGAAGGCGTCACGGCGGAGACGGTGGCGGCGCTCGAACGCGAGCGGGTCAGGATGAGCACGCGCATCGACGTCCTGGCCCGCAACCGGGACGCGATCGCCGCCTACCTGAGCGAGCTTCGGAAGCACGCCGGCTGA
- a CDS encoding SDR family oxidoreductase, which yields MPRKQIDITIPTLSGKRAVITGASDGMGLGMATRLAAAGAEVIMPVRNPRKGEAAITTIMRAVPGAKVSLRSLDLSSLESVAALGDTLREEGHPIHLLINNAGVMQPPRRQSTADGFELQFGTNHLGHFALVGHVLPLLRAGHARVTSQISIAARRGTINWDDLNWERGYHGMRAYSQSKIAFGLFGLELDRRSKAMGWGVSSNLSHPGVAPTSLLAARPEIGRNQDTPQVRLIRTLSARGILIGTVETAKLPALLAATGPDAKPATLYGPSGPGNLGGPPAEQRLYPPLRSSDDAERLWRVSEELTKTTFPTA from the coding sequence ATGCCACGCAAGCAGATCGACATCACCATCCCCACCCTGTCCGGAAAGCGCGCCGTGATCACCGGCGCGAGCGACGGCATGGGCCTGGGCATGGCCACCCGCCTGGCCGCCGCCGGCGCGGAGGTGATCATGCCCGTCCGCAACCCGCGCAAGGGCGAGGCCGCGATCACCACGATCATGCGGGCCGTCCCGGGCGCGAAGGTCTCGTTGCGCAGCCTCGACCTGTCCTCGCTCGAATCCGTCGCCGCCCTGGGCGACACGCTGCGCGAGGAGGGCCACCCGATCCACCTCCTGATCAACAACGCCGGGGTGATGCAGCCGCCGCGGCGCCAGAGCACGGCGGACGGGTTCGAGCTGCAGTTCGGCACCAACCACCTGGGCCACTTCGCGCTGGTCGGCCACGTCCTGCCGCTGCTGCGCGCCGGCCACGCCCGGGTGACCTCGCAGATCAGCATCGCCGCCCGCCGCGGCACCATCAACTGGGACGACCTGAACTGGGAACGCGGCTACCACGGGATGCGTGCCTACAGCCAGTCGAAGATCGCGTTCGGGCTGTTCGGTCTGGAGCTGGACCGGCGCAGCAAGGCCATGGGGTGGGGCGTCAGCAGTAACCTCTCCCACCCCGGAGTCGCTCCCACCAGCCTGCTGGCCGCCCGTCCCGAAATCGGCCGGAACCAGGACACGCCCCAGGTCCGCCTGATCCGCACGCTCTCGGCCCGCGGCATCCTGATCGGCACTGTCGAGACCGCCAAGCTGCCCGCCCTCCTGGCGGCGACCGGCCCCGACGCCAAACCCGCCACCCTCTACGGCCCCAGCGGACCCGGCAACCTCGGCGGTCCTCCGGCCGAGCAGCGGCTCTACCCGCCACTGCGCAGCAGCGACGACGCCGAACGCCTCTGGCGGGTCTCCGAGGAGCTGACGAAGACCACTTTCCCGACCGCCTGA
- a CDS encoding alpha/beta fold hydrolase, producing the protein MGTFTTNDGVELTYRDSGPGEDGSAPLVMLHGWGQTQAMFRHQFELLAPRRRVVTLDQRGHGLSAKPHHGYRIARLARDAEQLLDHLGLDRADVLGWSMGVSVWWSFVDQNGTGRIRRFVAVDQPAAVAAVPWMSAGEQADSGAIFDVGALVALGESLHGPQGGTAGRDFVRSMFSGEPDPAVWAFVEQEIRSTPAYAGVPLLWDHCAQDWRDVLPRLDVPTLVLACDGSHVSVGSQRFIAEQVPDAELHVFSDDVASSHFPFLENPKAFNTVVEEFLDRP; encoded by the coding sequence ATGGGTACGTTCACGACGAACGACGGTGTGGAGCTGACCTACCGGGACAGCGGCCCGGGCGAGGACGGATCGGCGCCGTTGGTCATGTTGCACGGCTGGGGCCAGACCCAGGCCATGTTCCGGCACCAGTTCGAGCTGCTCGCGCCGCGGCGAAGGGTGGTGACGCTCGATCAGCGCGGCCACGGGCTGTCGGCCAAGCCGCACCACGGCTACCGGATCGCGCGGCTGGCGCGCGACGCCGAGCAGCTGCTCGACCACCTCGGCCTCGACCGGGCCGACGTGCTGGGCTGGTCGATGGGCGTGTCGGTGTGGTGGAGCTTCGTCGACCAGAACGGTACCGGCCGGATCCGGCGGTTCGTCGCGGTCGACCAGCCGGCCGCCGTCGCCGCGGTGCCGTGGATGAGCGCGGGGGAGCAGGCCGATTCGGGCGCGATCTTCGACGTCGGCGCGCTGGTCGCGCTCGGCGAGTCGCTGCACGGCCCGCAGGGGGGAACGGCCGGGCGGGACTTCGTGCGGAGCATGTTCTCCGGTGAGCCGGATCCGGCGGTGTGGGCTTTCGTCGAGCAGGAAATCCGGTCCACTCCCGCCTACGCCGGCGTGCCGCTGCTGTGGGACCACTGCGCGCAGGACTGGCGGGACGTGCTGCCGAGGCTGGACGTGCCGACCCTGGTGCTGGCCTGCGACGGGAGCCACGTCTCGGTCGGGTCGCAGCGCTTCATCGCCGAGCAGGTTCCCGACGCCGAACTGCACGTCTTCTCCGACGACGTCGCGAGCTCGCACTTCCCGTTCCTGGAGAACCCGAAGGCGTTCAACACCGTGGTCGAGGAGTTTCTCGACCGCCCGTGA
- a CDS encoding SDR family NAD(P)-dependent oxidoreductase: protein MGRLDGRVALVFGAGSSGAGLSNGQAAALAYARAGARVAAIDIDTGSAARTAGLITAEGGTALGVPADVTDEDDVVRALETAAELGAPTILHNNVGVAVTGGLAGLTRQAWDRALALNLTGVFLTCKHTLPRLRAAGGGAVVNVSSLAAIRHTGYDYPAYMAAKAAVNQLTVALALTHARDGIRVNAVLPGLIDTPLVGRQLDADPGARARRDAASPTGRMGTPWDVANAAVFLASDEAAYVNGVCLPVDGGLSARAC, encoded by the coding sequence ATGGGTCGCCTCGACGGCCGGGTCGCCCTCGTCTTCGGCGCGGGCTCCAGCGGTGCCGGCCTGAGCAACGGCCAGGCCGCGGCGCTCGCCTACGCCCGAGCCGGGGCGAGGGTCGCCGCGATCGACATCGACACCGGAAGCGCCGCGCGGACCGCCGGGCTGATCACCGCCGAGGGCGGCACCGCCCTCGGCGTTCCGGCTGACGTGACCGACGAGGACGACGTCGTCCGCGCCCTCGAGACCGCCGCCGAGCTCGGCGCGCCGACGATCCTGCACAACAACGTCGGCGTCGCCGTGACCGGCGGCCTGGCCGGGCTGACGCGGCAGGCCTGGGACCGGGCGCTCGCACTCAACCTCACCGGAGTCTTCCTCACCTGCAAGCACACTCTGCCCCGGCTGCGCGCGGCCGGCGGCGGCGCGGTCGTGAACGTGTCGTCGCTGGCCGCGATCCGCCACACCGGCTACGACTACCCCGCCTACATGGCGGCCAAGGCCGCGGTCAACCAGCTCACCGTCGCCCTCGCCCTCACCCACGCCCGCGACGGCATCCGCGTCAACGCCGTCCTGCCCGGCCTCATCGACACCCCGCTGGTCGGACGCCAGCTCGACGCCGACCCCGGGGCGCGGGCCCGGCGGGACGCCGCCAGCCCGACCGGGCGCATGGGCACCCCGTGGGACGTGGCCAACGCCGCCGTGTTCCTGGCCTCCGACGAAGCCGCCTACGTCAACGGCGTCTGCTTGCCCGTCGACGGCGGCCTCAGCGCGCGAGCCTGCTGA
- a CDS encoding PucR family transcriptional regulator produces the protein MRVTDEDELQVLIDDLAEELGRSVIIDDPLVRILCASRHFGDEDELRVRAVLQRDAGPEASSHVLAQGVARWTGPGIVPGRADLGMRDRLCVPLRERGELLGLLMVIDAEHTLTPRELAKIQDRSRTAAAVMRRRALAHSADRTAEAHFLLRLVHPDAGIRAEALAGGPAEDGPVVAVSLRVRDRELPDAESDVALHIVLESAALRQRHRVRTAVRDGHGTALFSGAATADVGGVVERMAAGAGRLLDVPGAVLAGIGAPAAGLGEAWRSYRQAEVAVRGAGRVPGAGAVVRWADLGPYAMVLQLPAGQPGLLPAAFTRLAEHEKADRLLETLRAFLEAGGSIRRTADALHLHRTSLYYRLDQIRAITGLDLDDGGDRLQLHLSLLLTALEAPEHRQTPLGR, from the coding sequence GTGCGGGTGACGGACGAGGACGAGCTGCAGGTGCTGATCGACGACCTGGCCGAGGAGCTGGGCCGGTCGGTGATCATCGACGACCCGCTGGTCCGGATCCTGTGCGCCAGCCGGCACTTCGGCGACGAGGACGAGCTTCGCGTGCGTGCCGTCCTGCAACGCGATGCCGGTCCGGAGGCCAGTTCGCACGTGCTCGCCCAGGGTGTCGCCCGCTGGACCGGGCCGGGCATCGTGCCGGGCCGGGCGGACCTGGGCATGCGCGATCGGCTGTGCGTGCCGCTGCGCGAGCGCGGCGAGCTGCTCGGGCTGCTCATGGTCATCGACGCCGAGCACACGCTCACCCCGCGCGAGCTGGCGAAGATCCAGGACCGGTCCAGGACGGCCGCTGCCGTCATGCGCCGGCGCGCCCTCGCTCACTCCGCGGACCGGACGGCGGAAGCGCACTTCCTGCTGCGGCTGGTGCACCCGGACGCCGGTATCCGGGCGGAGGCGCTGGCCGGCGGTCCGGCCGAGGACGGCCCGGTGGTCGCCGTCTCACTGCGGGTGCGAGATCGCGAGCTACCGGACGCCGAATCGGACGTCGCGTTGCACATCGTCCTCGAGTCGGCCGCGCTCCGGCAGCGCCACCGGGTGCGCACCGCGGTGCGCGACGGCCACGGCACGGCGCTCTTTTCCGGTGCGGCCACCGCGGACGTCGGAGGCGTCGTCGAGCGGATGGCGGCCGGGGCCGGCCGGCTGCTCGACGTGCCCGGGGCGGTCCTCGCCGGGATCGGTGCCCCGGCGGCCGGCCTGGGTGAGGCATGGCGGTCGTACCGGCAGGCCGAGGTGGCGGTCCGGGGCGCCGGCCGCGTCCCCGGCGCGGGTGCGGTGGTGCGGTGGGCGGACCTCGGTCCGTACGCCATGGTCTTGCAACTGCCCGCCGGGCAGCCGGGGCTGCTGCCGGCGGCGTTCACCCGGCTCGCCGAGCACGAGAAGGCCGACCGCCTGCTCGAGACGCTCCGGGCGTTCCTCGAGGCGGGCGGCTCGATCCGCCGGACGGCGGACGCCCTGCACCTGCACCGCACGTCGTTGTACTACCGCCTGGACCAGATCCGCGCGATCACGGGCCTCGACCTGGACGACGGCGGCGACCGGCTGCAGTTGCACCTGTCCCTGCTGCTCACCGCCCTGGAAGCGCCGGAGCATCGTCAGACCCCGCTCGGTCGGTAG
- a CDS encoding RHS repeat-associated core domain-containing protein, which translates to MSNPLIAQTQDSTKAYSGISLLESANDLSAAIKSGDWASVAMGAVGTALDALSMAMDPFGAILAAGVSWLMEHVGPLKDALNALTGNADEIAAQSETWANVAKELGSVSSDLTDAIKADLQSWSGPASDTYRQRGQDVATTLQAAQQGCEGASSGVKTAGEVVAAVRTLVRDIISELVGHLISWALQVIFTLGIGLTWVVPQVITAVAKTASKITDLVTKLVKALKALVPLLKRAGTLFEDAGKALKNIKVGKTAPPPKVGDITGTPKAPPGKTPGGDGGGTPKDHTPPPAAKGGDDSTSASGDHSTPKDHTPPPGKTGGDDSVKTPGDHGTPPPLAKGDPPGGGGAGTKGPANTPPPSPKPDNPRDTAVGKDNLVCKSDPVDVVRGAVVLEQVDLRLPDPLVLERLHLSTYRAGQWFGPVWTSTVDQRLEFDERTATFYCADGTILVYPLPAVGSPVQPAEGPRRPLSVDEDGTYSVTDPLRGTELRFGRLPGRGGETLPVSAMIGAGRDRVDVEYDRSGAPKLLRHTSGYLVELDSAAGRITAIRVVDPKKNLTVLARTFGYDELGRLTRVINSSGLAETYDYDADGRITGWQDRNGVWYRYVYDAEGRCVRTVGDRGFYDGQFAYDRENRVTTYTDSLGHRTEFHVNEADQVVREVGPLGETTVSTWDRYDRLLSRTDALGRTTAFEYTAEGLLTTIVRPDGTRAGVESGADGSLTLTVTSGARTHRRVYPAGTAPDLLAVRSTADVEFRQDRQWRAEVAPAPVEDPVERDLFGRPRVVTDASGARTRLDWTVEGRRALRIGPTGRQDKWRYDPEGNVVEHGGERYEYGPFDLTVAKIDATGARTAYEYDTELRLTRVTNPAGLTWSYTYDAAGRPVSETDFDGRVLRFEYDGAGQLVKSVDGLGAATTFTYDALGNVVERHTAAGVTTYTYDPVGFLVRATEGDSVVEIERDEFGHVVRETVDGRAIAYSYDEASVRRHTPSGVDSAWTYDADGTPASLLVAGQVVSFRHDEAGREIERTTGTGATLTQAFDAEHQLTRQTVTARDTARVIQQRGYLYQPDGRLVGVDDALSGPVRFRLDPAGRVTDVAARSGTESYRYDAAGNIVHAQLPAAELGPRDYTGNTLAAAGPVRFGYDAQGRLTTRSGPSGTWTYHWGPLDRLLGVRTPQGAEWRYRYDPFGRRTAKQRLAPDGSVAEEVTFTWSGQLLVEQVHRGADGRELVLTWDHYPGSTRPVTQTEHLGTGVRFFSFVTDQIGTPVDMVDAHGVVAWHATTSLWGRVTPGRPGSVSTPLRFPGQYADDETGLHYNVFRYYDPGTGRYLSQDPLGLSPAPNPIAYVPNPLSEADPLGLGCTSSKLADDTDTPAPHPAPPPHANAGNDATHVQNSNPSPQPPPPPPPPPPPPGHGATGAPPPPPPPPPPGHGNTGAPPPPPPPPPPGHGNTGAPPPPPPPPPGHGATGAPPPPPPPPPPGHGTGTPGGDHTGGGQSHSGGNQNQHTPIDYEPAGPDHPGNNRPANDNRPFGDKYDDYQNELGIDGPQKTLKIPDDPNVKLNTKIEDLPPDVAHGFGPADHGKTVGHYMGYDADTVAGEFGHNKAHDALDLQGGGGYNHQSGTINLGAGQPDKTLYHEMGHIKQDQLGYNGSNTNQSVIEYHNVLHHENKFNLNDPPRTSYTLNDIPGNANKTKHSWEDFQNDVNNLPADHPKKTQTQNAVQDIENVLNNDPRYAGLSDQIKKNLANEYFWGKRQGRG; encoded by the coding sequence GTGAGCAACCCGTTGATCGCGCAGACCCAGGACTCGACGAAGGCCTACTCCGGCATCTCGCTCCTGGAATCCGCCAACGATCTCTCGGCCGCCATCAAGAGCGGCGACTGGGCCTCGGTGGCGATGGGCGCGGTCGGCACGGCGCTCGACGCCCTGTCGATGGCCATGGACCCGTTCGGCGCGATCCTCGCCGCCGGGGTCAGCTGGTTGATGGAGCACGTCGGCCCGCTCAAGGACGCCCTCAACGCGCTCACCGGCAACGCCGACGAAATCGCCGCCCAGTCCGAGACCTGGGCCAACGTCGCCAAAGAGCTCGGCAGCGTCTCCTCGGACCTGACCGACGCCATCAAGGCCGATCTGCAGTCGTGGTCCGGACCAGCCTCGGACACCTACCGGCAGCGCGGACAGGACGTCGCCACCACCCTGCAAGCCGCGCAGCAGGGCTGCGAAGGTGCTTCCAGCGGCGTCAAAACCGCCGGTGAGGTCGTGGCCGCGGTCCGCACCCTGGTGCGTGACATCATCTCCGAACTCGTCGGTCACCTGATCAGCTGGGCGCTGCAGGTCATCTTCACCCTCGGCATCGGCCTGACCTGGGTCGTCCCGCAGGTGATCACCGCGGTCGCGAAAACCGCGTCGAAGATCACCGACCTGGTCACCAAGCTCGTCAAGGCGTTGAAGGCCCTGGTGCCGCTGCTGAAGAGGGCCGGAACGCTGTTCGAGGACGCGGGCAAAGCGCTCAAGAACATCAAGGTCGGCAAGACCGCCCCGCCGCCCAAGGTCGGCGACATCACCGGAACCCCGAAGGCGCCACCGGGGAAAACCCCCGGTGGCGACGGCGGCGGCACCCCCAAGGACCACACACCGCCACCGGCGGCCAAGGGCGGCGACGACAGCACGTCGGCCTCGGGCGACCACAGCACCCCGAAGGACCACACGCCGCCGCCCGGCAAGACCGGTGGCGACGACTCCGTGAAGACGCCGGGCGACCACGGCACCCCGCCGCCACTCGCGAAGGGCGACCCGCCCGGAGGCGGCGGTGCCGGGACCAAGGGGCCGGCGAACACGCCGCCGCCCTCCCCCAAGCCGGACAACCCGCGCGACACCGCGGTCGGCAAGGACAACCTGGTCTGCAAGTCCGACCCGGTCGACGTGGTGCGCGGGGCCGTCGTGCTGGAGCAGGTGGACCTGCGCCTGCCCGACCCGCTCGTGCTGGAGCGGCTGCACCTCTCGACCTACCGCGCGGGGCAGTGGTTCGGTCCGGTCTGGACGTCCACCGTGGACCAGCGCCTCGAGTTCGACGAGCGCACCGCGACCTTCTACTGCGCCGACGGCACGATCCTCGTCTACCCGCTCCCCGCGGTCGGTTCCCCGGTACAGCCGGCGGAGGGTCCGCGCCGCCCGCTGAGCGTCGACGAAGACGGCACGTACTCGGTCACGGATCCCCTGCGGGGCACGGAGTTGCGGTTCGGCCGGCTTCCGGGCCGGGGCGGCGAGACTCTTCCGGTGTCGGCGATGATCGGCGCCGGACGCGACCGGGTCGACGTGGAGTACGACCGGTCCGGCGCACCGAAGCTCCTGAGGCACACGAGTGGCTACCTGGTCGAGCTCGACTCGGCCGCCGGGCGGATCACGGCGATCCGGGTGGTCGACCCGAAGAAGAACCTCACCGTGCTCGCCCGCACCTTCGGCTACGACGAACTCGGCCGCTTGACCCGCGTGATCAACTCCTCGGGCCTGGCCGAGACCTACGACTACGACGCGGACGGCCGGATCACCGGCTGGCAGGACCGCAACGGCGTCTGGTACCGCTACGTCTACGACGCCGAAGGCCGCTGCGTGCGGACCGTCGGCGACCGTGGGTTCTACGACGGCCAGTTCGCCTACGACCGCGAAAACCGCGTCACCACCTACACCGACTCTCTCGGCCACCGCACGGAATTCCACGTCAACGAAGCCGACCAGGTCGTGCGCGAGGTCGGCCCGCTCGGCGAGACGACGGTGTCCACTTGGGACCGCTACGACCGCCTCCTGTCCCGCACCGACGCGCTCGGCCGCACCACGGCGTTCGAGTACACCGCGGAGGGCCTGCTCACGACGATCGTGCGGCCGGACGGGACCCGCGCCGGAGTCGAGTCCGGAGCGGACGGTTCACTGACGCTCACGGTCACCAGCGGCGCCCGGACCCACCGGCGGGTGTACCCGGCCGGGACCGCACCCGACCTGCTCGCGGTGCGCTCCACGGCGGACGTCGAGTTCCGGCAGGACCGGCAGTGGCGCGCGGAGGTCGCGCCGGCCCCGGTCGAAGACCCGGTGGAGCGGGACCTGTTCGGCCGTCCGCGCGTGGTCACCGACGCCTCCGGGGCCCGGACCCGGCTCGACTGGACCGTCGAGGGCCGCCGCGCCCTCCGGATCGGGCCGACGGGCCGGCAGGACAAGTGGCGCTACGACCCCGAGGGCAACGTCGTCGAGCACGGCGGCGAACGCTACGAGTACGGTCCGTTCGACCTCACCGTCGCGAAGATCGACGCCACCGGAGCCCGGACCGCGTACGAGTACGACACCGAGCTGCGCCTGACGCGCGTGACGAACCCCGCGGGCCTGACCTGGTCCTACACCTACGACGCCGCCGGGCGCCCGGTCTCCGAGACCGACTTCGACGGCCGCGTGCTGCGCTTCGAGTACGACGGCGCCGGCCAGCTCGTGAAGTCGGTCGACGGCCTCGGCGCGGCCACGACGTTCACCTACGACGCCCTGGGCAACGTGGTCGAGCGCCACACCGCCGCGGGCGTGACCACCTACACCTACGACCCGGTCGGTTTCCTCGTGCGCGCCACCGAAGGCGACAGCGTGGTGGAGATCGAGCGTGACGAGTTCGGCCACGTCGTGCGGGAAACCGTCGACGGCCGCGCGATCGCGTACTCCTACGACGAGGCGAGCGTCCGGCGCCACACTCCGTCCGGAGTGGACAGTGCGTGGACCTACGACGCCGACGGCACCCCGGCGTCGCTGCTCGTCGCCGGGCAGGTGGTCTCGTTCCGTCACGACGAGGCCGGCCGGGAGATCGAGCGCACCACCGGCACCGGCGCCACGCTGACCCAGGCGTTCGACGCCGAGCACCAGCTGACGCGGCAGACCGTGACCGCGCGCGACACCGCCCGCGTGATCCAGCAGCGCGGCTACCTCTACCAGCCCGACGGCCGCCTCGTCGGCGTCGACGACGCCCTCTCCGGGCCGGTGCGGTTCCGGCTCGACCCGGCCGGTCGCGTCACCGACGTCGCCGCGCGAAGCGGAACCGAGAGCTACCGCTACGACGCGGCAGGCAACATCGTCCACGCGCAGCTGCCGGCCGCCGAGCTCGGACCGCGCGACTACACCGGCAACACGCTGGCCGCCGCGGGCCCGGTCCGGTTCGGCTACGACGCCCAGGGCCGCCTGACCACCCGCAGCGGCCCGAGCGGCACCTGGACCTACCACTGGGGTCCGCTCGACCGCCTCCTCGGCGTCCGGACGCCCCAGGGCGCCGAGTGGCGCTACCGCTACGACCCGTTCGGCCGCCGCACCGCGAAGCAGCGCCTGGCGCCCGACGGCAGCGTGGCCGAAGAGGTCACGTTCACCTGGAGCGGCCAGCTGCTCGTGGAGCAGGTGCACCGCGGCGCCGACGGCCGCGAGCTCGTGCTCACCTGGGACCACTACCCCGGCAGCACGCGCCCGGTCACGCAGACCGAGCACCTCGGCACCGGGGTGCGGTTCTTCTCGTTCGTCACCGACCAGATCGGCACGCCCGTCGACATGGTCGACGCCCACGGGGTCGTGGCCTGGCACGCCACCACGTCGCTGTGGGGCCGCGTGACGCCCGGTCGCCCGGGCAGCGTGTCGACGCCGCTGCGGTTCCCCGGCCAGTACGCCGACGACGAGACCGGCTTGCACTACAACGTCTTCCGCTACTACGACCCGGGCACCGGCCGCTACCTCAGCCAGGACCCGCTGGGGCTCAGCCCGGCGCCGAACCCGATCGCCTACGTGCCCAACCCGTTGTCCGAGGCCGACCCGCTCGGCCTCGGCTGCACCAGCAGCAAGCTGGCCGACGACACCGACACGCCCGCACCGCACCCGGCGCCGCCGCCGCACGCCAACGCCGGCAACGACGCCACCCACGTCCAGAATTCCAACCCGTCCCCGCAACCGCCACCACCGCCACCGCCTCCCCCGCCGCCCCCAGGGCACGGGGCCACCGGCGCGCCGCCACCACCTCCGCCGCCCCCGCCCCCGGGGCACGGGAACACCGGCGCGCCGCCGCCACCGCCACCGCCGCCTCCCCCTGGGCACGGGAACACCGGCGCGCCGCCACCTCCGCCCCCGCCTCCCCCTGGGCACGGGGCCACCGGCGCGCCGCCACCTCCGCCGCCCCCGCCTCCGCCCGGCCACGGCACGGGTACGCCCGGCGGCGACCACACCGGCGGCGGTCAATCGCACTCCGGTGGCAACCAGAACCAGCACACGCCCATCGACTACGAGCCCGCGGGCCCCGATCACCCTGGGAACAACCGGCCGGCGAACGACAACCGGCCGTTCGGGGACAAGTACGACGATTACCAGAACGAGCTGGGCATCGACGGGCCGCAGAAGACCCTGAAGATCCCGGACGACCCGAACGTCAAGCTGAACACCAAGATCGAAGACCTGCCGCCCGACGTGGCACACGGTTTCGGCCCGGCCGACCACGGCAAGACGGTCGGCCACTACATGGGCTACGACGCGGACACCGTCGCCGGGGAGTTCGGGCACAACAAGGCCCACGACGCTCTCGACCTCCAGGGCGGCGGCGGGTACAACCACCAGTCCGGCACGATCAACCTCGGTGCCGGCCAGCCGGACAAGACGCTGTACCACGAGATGGGCCACATCAAGCAGGACCAGCTCGGGTACAACGGCAGCAACACCAACCAGTCGGTCATCGAGTACCACAACGTGCTGCACCACGAGAACAAGTTCAACCTCAACGACCCGCCGCGGACCTCGTACACCCTCAACGACATCCCCGGCAACGCGAACAAGACGAAACACAGCTGGGAGGACTTCCAGAACGACGTCAACAACCTGCCCGCCGACCACCCGAAGAAGACGCAGACCCAGAACGCGGTCCAGGACATCGAGAACGTCCTGAACAACGACCCGCGTTACGCCGGACTCTCCGACCAGATCAAGAAGAACCTGGCCAACGAGTACTTCTGGGGCAAGCGGCAAGGGCGAGGCTGA